In Actinoplanes sp. NBC_00393, a single genomic region encodes these proteins:
- a CDS encoding VOC family protein yields MTDIPSPQVWPTLAANDARALIRFLVDAFGFTETVVHGDGDRVDHAELAWPLGGGIMLGTVREAGDDRWPLKPGTFGGYVVADDIDALYARAVAAGAEITRKPFDTDYGSRDFTARDPEGNLWSFGTYRGASRA; encoded by the coding sequence ATGACTGACATTCCTTCGCCACAGGTGTGGCCCACGCTGGCAGCGAACGACGCCCGGGCTCTGATCCGCTTCCTGGTGGACGCGTTCGGGTTCACCGAGACGGTGGTGCACGGCGACGGTGACCGGGTCGACCACGCCGAGCTGGCCTGGCCGCTCGGCGGCGGCATCATGCTGGGCACGGTCCGCGAGGCCGGGGACGACCGGTGGCCGCTGAAACCCGGCACGTTCGGCGGTTACGTGGTCGCCGACGACATCGACGCGCTGTACGCCCGGGCGGTGGCCGCCGGCGCGGAGATCACCCGCAAGCCGTTCGACACCGACTACGGCTCCCGCGACTTCACGGCCCGCGACCCCGAGGGCAACCTGTGGAGCTTCGGCACGTACCGCGGGGCTAGTCGCGCCTGA
- a CDS encoding response regulator transcription factor produces MIKLVIVDDHPVVRDGLRGMFAGDDRFTVIGEAGDGREALAVTAATGPDVVLMDLRMPVMDGVTTIRELKSRGSAARVLVLTTYDTDSDVLPAIKAGATGYLLKDTPREDLFRAVLAAHRGESVLSPAVAGRLMGELRSPAKEPLSQRELEVLTLISRGCTNRETAGRLFISEATVKTHLLHAYAKLGVRDRASAVAAAFEQGLLRRD; encoded by the coding sequence ATGATCAAGCTGGTGATCGTCGACGACCATCCGGTGGTCCGGGACGGGTTGCGCGGCATGTTCGCCGGCGACGACCGGTTCACCGTGATCGGCGAGGCCGGTGACGGCCGGGAGGCGCTGGCCGTGACCGCCGCGACCGGGCCGGACGTGGTGCTGATGGACCTGCGGATGCCGGTGATGGACGGGGTCACCACGATCCGCGAGCTCAAGTCGCGCGGCTCGGCGGCCCGGGTGCTGGTGCTCACCACGTACGACACGGACAGCGACGTGCTTCCGGCGATCAAGGCGGGGGCGACCGGATACCTGCTCAAGGACACCCCGCGCGAGGATCTGTTCCGCGCGGTGCTGGCCGCCCACCGGGGCGAGTCGGTGCTCTCCCCGGCGGTCGCCGGCCGGCTGATGGGCGAGCTGCGCTCACCCGCCAAGGAGCCGCTCAGCCAGCGCGAACTCGAGGTGCTCACGCTGATCTCGCGCGGCTGCACCAACCGGGAGACCGCCGGGCGGCTCTTCATCAGCGAGGCCACGGTCAAGACACACCTGCTGCACGCGTACGCGAAACTCGGTGTCCGCGACCGCGCCTCGGCCGTGGCCGCCGCCTTCGAGCAGGGCCTGCTCAGGCGCGACTAG
- a CDS encoding sensor histidine kinase, protein MESAEVQEGSAEVRQWWLTWLTYGTLAGSLLLALATRGVGLPDRPLALILGLTAATAAWLFWWITLHPAWGQRRGHMLVFLIGQIVLSAFLVWCSPFYGVFTWTGYLFVAYALVGYWRLAGAVPVACIAAGSQLGGFQNIAGDNGWLIYLVVLGCNLLIVMIMLSVETKSEEHSARRARMLDELAEANAKLERALKENAGLHAQLMVQAREAGVLDERQRMAGEIHDVLAQGFTGIVTQLEAAEAAADRPADHRRHLETARRLAREGLAEARRSVQALRPQHLDGAALPEALGEVVQGWSELTGVRADLVTTGSPRRLLPEIETTLLRAAQEGLANVAKHAGAERVGLTLSYMEDVITLDVRDDGAGFDPAEPRETDENGGFGLRAMRERLARIAGTLEVESEPGGGTAISACVPAIGIGSAA, encoded by the coding sequence ATGGAGAGCGCTGAGGTGCAGGAGGGTTCCGCCGAGGTCCGGCAGTGGTGGCTCACCTGGTTGACGTACGGGACATTGGCCGGCTCCCTGCTGCTGGCCCTGGCGACCCGCGGGGTGGGCCTGCCGGACCGGCCCCTCGCGCTGATCCTGGGACTCACCGCGGCGACCGCCGCCTGGCTGTTCTGGTGGATCACCCTGCATCCGGCCTGGGGGCAGCGCCGCGGCCACATGCTGGTCTTCCTGATCGGGCAGATCGTCCTCAGCGCGTTCCTGGTCTGGTGCAGCCCGTTCTACGGCGTCTTCACCTGGACCGGCTACCTCTTCGTCGCCTATGCCCTGGTCGGTTACTGGCGGCTCGCCGGTGCGGTCCCGGTGGCCTGCATCGCGGCCGGCTCACAACTCGGCGGCTTCCAGAACATCGCCGGTGACAACGGATGGCTCATCTACCTCGTCGTTCTCGGCTGCAACCTGCTCATCGTGATGATCATGCTCAGCGTGGAGACCAAGTCCGAGGAGCACTCCGCCCGGCGGGCCCGGATGCTCGACGAGCTGGCCGAGGCGAACGCGAAGCTGGAGAGGGCGCTCAAGGAGAACGCCGGCCTGCACGCCCAGCTCATGGTCCAGGCCCGGGAGGCCGGAGTGCTCGACGAGCGGCAGCGGATGGCCGGCGAGATCCACGACGTGCTGGCCCAGGGTTTCACCGGCATCGTCACCCAGCTGGAGGCGGCCGAGGCGGCCGCCGACCGGCCGGCCGACCACCGCCGGCATCTGGAGACCGCCCGCCGGCTGGCCCGGGAAGGGCTGGCCGAGGCGCGGCGCTCGGTGCAGGCGCTGCGGCCGCAGCACCTGGACGGTGCGGCCCTGCCGGAGGCGCTCGGCGAGGTGGTGCAGGGTTGGTCCGAGCTGACCGGCGTACGCGCCGACCTGGTCACCACCGGAAGTCCCCGGCGGCTGCTCCCGGAGATCGAGACGACCCTGCTGCGGGCCGCCCAGGAGGGCCTGGCGAACGTGGCCAAGCACGCCGGCGCCGAGCGGGTCGGGCTCACCCTCTCCTACATGGAGGATGTGATCACCCTGGACGTCCGCGACGACGGCGCCGGCTTCGATCCGGCCGAGCCGCGCGAGACGGACGAGAACGGCGGGTTCGGGCTGCGGGCGATGCGGGAACGGCTGGCCCGCATCGCCGGGACCCTCGAAGTGGAATCGGAGCCGGGCGGCGGGACCGCGATCTCCGCGTGCGTGCCGGCCATCGGGATCGGGAGCGCTGCATGA
- a CDS encoding ABC transporter permease produces the protein MNVFGKLVVTEFRTALREPAYFFFAGLFPLILILILGAVPAFREPDPALGGLRVVDVYAGIVIALSIAMIGLQGMPTVLANYREKGILRRLATTPVSPIALLGAQLVFSAILVVCSSVLVFVVAGIVWGVPLPESPLAFLLAVLLAVIGVFAVGLLIAAVAPSGKAANAIGLILFFPLMFLAGLYAPREVLPDVVQRIADFTPLAAGERLMHEAMTGHWPNLLSITVLVGYLAIFGIAAAKLFRWE, from the coding sequence ATGAACGTCTTCGGCAAGCTCGTCGTCACCGAGTTCCGCACCGCGTTGCGCGAACCCGCCTACTTCTTCTTCGCGGGCCTCTTCCCGCTCATCCTCATCCTGATCCTCGGTGCGGTCCCGGCGTTCCGGGAGCCGGATCCGGCGCTGGGCGGCCTGCGGGTGGTCGACGTCTACGCCGGCATCGTGATCGCCCTGAGCATCGCCATGATCGGTCTGCAGGGCATGCCCACCGTGCTCGCCAACTATCGCGAGAAGGGCATCCTCCGCCGGCTCGCCACCACCCCGGTCAGCCCGATCGCCCTGCTCGGCGCCCAGCTGGTGTTCTCCGCCATCCTGGTGGTCTGCTCGTCGGTCCTGGTGTTCGTCGTGGCCGGGATCGTGTGGGGCGTCCCGCTGCCGGAGTCGCCGCTCGCGTTCCTGCTCGCCGTGCTGCTGGCGGTCATCGGCGTCTTCGCGGTGGGCCTGCTGATCGCGGCGGTCGCGCCGAGCGGCAAGGCGGCGAACGCGATCGGCCTGATCCTGTTCTTCCCGCTGATGTTCCTCGCCGGCCTGTACGCACCGCGCGAGGTGCTGCCGGACGTGGTGCAGCGGATCGCCGACTTCACCCCGCTGGCCGCCGGTGAGCGGCTCATGCACGAGGCGATGACGGGTCACTGGCCGAACCTGCTGTCGATTACGGTGCTCGTGGGATACCTGGCGATTTTCGGGATCGCCGCGGCGAAACTCTTCCGCTGGGAGTAA